The genomic segment GGGTGCCTGAGTGTGGGACTCGCCTACGCGAACGTGGGGTTCGGGGAGCGAGGGTGGGCACCCTCGCGGGGAGGGTGCCCGGGGAGCTACATGGTGAAGCCCAGGGCTCGTAGTTGGTCCCGGCCGTCTTCGGTGATTTTTTCCGGGCCCCACGGGGGCATCCAGACCCAGTTGATCCGGAAGTCCGAGACCAGGCCGGCGCCGCCGGTGAGGACGGAGGCGGTCTGGTCCTCGATCACGTCGGTCAGCGGGCACGCCGCCGAGGTCAGCGTCATGTCGATGGTGGCGGTGTTGTCCGGCTCCACGTGGATGCCGTACACCAGGCCGAGGTCGACCACGTTGATGCCCAGTTCGGGGTCGACCACGTCGCGCATGGCCTCCTCGAGGTCCTCCACCTTGGCGAGGTCGGCGGCCGGTGCCTGCTGCTCCGGCAGGTCGGCGGCGGTGCGGCCCTCGCGGTGGGCGGGCGCGTCGGTTTCGGTCTCGCTCATTTCACCTCTCCGTTCGAACCGTTCGAACCGTTCGATCCACTCGATGCGCTCGGACCGTCACCCCCGGTACGGGCGACCGCGTCCTTGAACGCCATCCACCCCAGCAGCGCGCACTTCACGCGCGCCGGGTACTTCGCGACCCCCGCG from the Amycolatopsis magusensis genome contains:
- a CDS encoding metal-sulfur cluster assembly factor, which produces MSETETDAPAHREGRTAADLPEQQAPAADLAKVEDLEEAMRDVVDPELGINVVDLGLVYGIHVEPDNTATIDMTLTSAACPLTDVIEDQTASVLTGGAGLVSDFRINWVWMPPWGPEKITEDGRDQLRALGFTM